In Amaranthus tricolor cultivar Red isolate AtriRed21 chromosome 3, ASM2621246v1, whole genome shotgun sequence, a single window of DNA contains:
- the LOC130807918 gene encoding tubby-like F-box protein 7 — protein MSLTRSFLSRRSSSIRCFSLSSKSQRDPHPPFTIPSPDFADADEDRWSSLLPELLADIIARVESSEDKWPSRRNVVVCACVCKRWRDATREIVKSPLSTGKITFPSCLKQPGPRDLPLQCLIKRDKRNSTFYLYLSVSPSSFSEKGKFLLAARRYRRGAHIEYIISLDVDDLSQGSQAYVGKLSSDFLGTNFTIYDSLPPHDGAKPSSSRSTRRFASKQISPQVPAGNFEVGNVSYKFNLLKSRGPRRMMCSLKCPGPPGQTAVDQTEDSKSKLANLDSSCTILRNKAPRWHEHLQCWCLNFHGRVTVASVKNFQLIATFDQSQPDGKGDEEVVLLQFGKVGDDTFTMDYRQPLSAFQAFAICLTSFGTKLACE, from the exons ATGTCTCTTACCAGATCATTTCTCTCTAGGCGTTCTTCTTCTATTCGTtgtttttctctctcttccaaATCTCAGCGGGACCCACACCCGCCATTTACGATACCTTCTCCAGATTTCGCTGATGCGGATGAAGATAGATGGTCTTCTTTGTTGCCGGAGCTTCTAGCTGATATCATAGCTCGTGTTGAATCATCTGAAGATAAATGGCCTTCTCGTCGAAACGTCGTCGTATGTGCTTGTGTTTGTAAAAGATGGAGAGATGCTACAAGGGAGATTGTTAAGTCTCCTCTTTCTACTGGAAAAATCACTTTTCCTTCTTGCCTTAAACAG CCTGGGCCACGCGATCTCCCTCTACAGTGTTTAATAAAGCGGGACAAGAGAAATTCTACGTTCTACCTCTATCTCTCTGTATCACCATCAT CATTTTCAGAAAAGGGGAAATTTCTCTTAGCTGCTAGGAGATATAGGCGTGGTGCCCACATTGAGTATATTATATCACTTGATGTTGATGATCTATCACAAGGAAGTCAAGCATATGTTGGAAAATTAAG CTCGGACTTTCTTGGTACAAACTTCACAATATATGATAGTCTGCCACCCCATGATGGAGCAAAACCATCTAGTAGCAGATCTACTCGTCGATTTGCAAGCAAACAGATAAGCCCCCAAGTTCCTGCTGGTAATTTTGAAGTTGGGAACGTGTCATACAAATTTAACCTCTTGAAATCAAGGGGGCCGAGAAGGATGATGTGTTCCCTTAAGTGTCCTGGACCACCTGGACAGACCGCTGTGGATCAGACAGAGGATAGCAAGTCCAAGTTAGCCAACTTGGATTCTAGTTGTACTATTCTGAGGAATAAAGCGCCAAGGTGGCATGAGCACTTGCAATGCTGGTGCTTAAATTTTCATGGTCGGGTAACAGTAGCTTCAGTGAAGAACTTTCAACTTATAGCAACATTTGATCAAAGTCAACCGGATGGTAAAGGTGATGAAGAGGTAGTCCTCCTTCAGTTTGGGAAAGTTGGAGATGACACTTTCACCATGGATTATCGTCAGCCACTTTCAGCCTTCCAAGCATTTGCAATTTGCCTAACTAGCTTTGGTACGAAACTTGCGTGTGAGTGA
- the LOC130807919 gene encoding protein MALE DISCOVERER 2-like isoform X5 — protein sequence MVERWNPYEIHLSWFMVLAVLSEIRECESLNPEGLALLEIRERIENDPCGAFANWNANNSEPCLWSGVQCVDGKVQMLDLSGFSLQGTLAPALKKLRFMRSLVMSNNHLSGSIPKEIGELKLLEVLDLSHNNLSGIVPSEFGGMPSLKCLLLCGNNFHGDVLPATSMLDCFRESEYSNQIKSIATGAKYCIQRIGQRYWWRVLNQLKNFFSLGFILETKHKKCYFCADRNICDCNVSSTAIDYVRRRLFVESSNLAAAPSKAAKFSQKGSSSILSSGAYPVHLEKPSVPIETATFPSAASDDHPTANDFLGKIIIFVVASIAAVTLLCFALVALRRYSGAKVARAQDAALLHRLSKVFVTGAPRLTSAELQTACEDFSNIIETSTGCLVFKGILSSGVEIAVLSSSIRSLQQWSSSAEREFYRKAKEYLSDKEKHINLIDPSLKSFKTSELEIVCEVICECINEDPRQRPTIKEVTAKLMTVIKISQDAATSRHSPLWWAELELLESG from the exons ATGGTGGAGAGGTGGAACCCATATGAAATTCATCTGTCCTGGTTCATGGTATTAGCAGTTCTTTCCGAAATTCGAGAGTGTGAATCTCTCAATCCTGAAG GATTAGCATTGCTCGAGATACGAGAAAGAATAGAGAATGATCCTTGTGGAGCTTTTGCAAACTGGAATGCAAATAACTCTGAACCTTGTTTGTGGTCAGGTGTTCAATGTGTAGATGGAAAGGTGCAAATGTT GGATCTCAGTGGATTTTCATTGCAAGGAACGTTAGCACCAGCTCTGAAAAAACTACGATTTATGAGATCATT AGTGATGAGCAACAACCATCTGTCAGGTTCTATCCCTAAAGAGATTGGAGAGCTTAAACTACTAGAAGTATTGGACTTGAGTCATAACAATTTGAGTGGAATTGTTCCTTCAGAGTTTGGTGGGATGCCATCACTAAAATGCTT GTTGCTTTGTGGTAATAATTTTCATGGAGATGTGTTGCCTGCTACTAGCATGCTTGATTGTTTTCGTGAATCTGAATATAGTAACCAGATCAAGTCAATTGCCACTGGAGCAAAGTATTGCATACAAAGGATTGGACAACG TTACTGGTGGCGTGTATTGAACCAGTTGAAGAACTTCTTTAGCCTTGGCTTTAT TTTGGAGACCAAGCATAAGAAGTGTTACTTTTGTGCTGACAGAAATATTTGCGACTGTAATGTATCAA GTACAGCTATAGACTATGTTCGCCGTCGTTTGTTTGTTGAGTCAAGTAACCTTGCTGCTGCACCCTCAAAAGCAGCTAAATTCTCACAAAAAGGCTCCTCGTCTATCTTAAGCAGTGGAGCTTATCCTGTTCATTTGGAAAAACCTTCTGTACCAATCGAGACTGCTACTTTTCCTTCTGCAGCCTCAGATGATCATCCTACAGCAAATGATTTTCTTgggaaaattattatttttgtagttgCAAGCATAGCAGCAGTTACTCTTTTGTGTTTTGCCTTAGTAGCCCTACGGCGCTACAGTGGAGCTAAGGTTGCACGAGCGCAAGATGCTGCCCTACTTCATCGCTTGAGCAAGGTCTTTGTAACAG GTGCTCCCAGGCTAACTTCTGCAGAGCTGCAGACAGCTTGTGAAGATTTTAGCAATATTATTGAAACTTCCACGGGGTGTTTGGTGTTTAAGGGAATACTGTCAAGTGGAGTGGAAATTGCTGTTTTGTCTTCTTCAATCAGGTCACTACAACAATGGTCAAGTAGTGCAGAAAGAGAATTTTATAGAAAG GCCAAGGAATACTTGAGTGATAAGGAAAAACATATCAATTTGATTGATCCTTCTCTAAAGTCCTTCAAGACCAGTGAGTTGGAAATTGTCTGCGAGGTTATCTGTGAGTGTATTAATGAAGATCCAAGGCAGAGACCAACAATTAAAGAGGTAACCGCCAAACTGATGACGGTGATTAAAATCTCCCAAGATGCTGCTACATCTAGACATTCCCCGTTATGGTGGGCAGAACTTGAGCTTCTCGAGTCTGGTTAA
- the LOC130807919 gene encoding protein MALE DISCOVERER 2-like isoform X1, whose amino-acid sequence MVERWNPYEIHLSWFMVLAVLSEIRECESLNPEGLALLEIRERIENDPCGAFANWNANNSEPCLWSGVQCVDGKVQMLDLSGFSLQGTLAPALKKLRFMRSLVMSNNHLSGSIPKEIGELKLLEVLDLSHNNLSGIVPSEFGGMPSLKCLLLCGNNFHGDVLPATSMLDCFRESEYSNQIKSIATGAKYCIQRIGQRYWWRVLNQLKNFFSLGFILETKHKKCYFCADRNICDCNVSSTAIDYVRRRLFVESSNLAAAPSKAAKFSQKGSSSILSSGAYPVHLEKPSVPIETATFPSAASDDHPTANDFLGKIIIFVVASIAAVTLLCFALVALRRYSGAKVARAQDAALLHRLSKVFVTGAPRLTSAELQTACEDFSNIIETSTGCLVFKGILSSGVEIAVLSSSIRSLQQWSSSAEREFYRKMDTFSRINHKNFVNLLGHCEEDDPFVRMMVFEYASNGNLYEHLHVKDMDHLDWTTRMRIVMGTCYCLEHMHHELNPPITIPYLQSDSILLTDDYAAKVADVTFWSDIEAKAKFSDDDESEPLHSKPGPTLEDNVYSLGILLLEIISSKSLSVQAKEYLSDKEKHINLIDPSLKSFKTSELEIVCEVICECINEDPRQRPTIKEVTAKLMTVIKISQDAATSRHSPLWWAELELLESG is encoded by the exons ATGGTGGAGAGGTGGAACCCATATGAAATTCATCTGTCCTGGTTCATGGTATTAGCAGTTCTTTCCGAAATTCGAGAGTGTGAATCTCTCAATCCTGAAG GATTAGCATTGCTCGAGATACGAGAAAGAATAGAGAATGATCCTTGTGGAGCTTTTGCAAACTGGAATGCAAATAACTCTGAACCTTGTTTGTGGTCAGGTGTTCAATGTGTAGATGGAAAGGTGCAAATGTT GGATCTCAGTGGATTTTCATTGCAAGGAACGTTAGCACCAGCTCTGAAAAAACTACGATTTATGAGATCATT AGTGATGAGCAACAACCATCTGTCAGGTTCTATCCCTAAAGAGATTGGAGAGCTTAAACTACTAGAAGTATTGGACTTGAGTCATAACAATTTGAGTGGAATTGTTCCTTCAGAGTTTGGTGGGATGCCATCACTAAAATGCTT GTTGCTTTGTGGTAATAATTTTCATGGAGATGTGTTGCCTGCTACTAGCATGCTTGATTGTTTTCGTGAATCTGAATATAGTAACCAGATCAAGTCAATTGCCACTGGAGCAAAGTATTGCATACAAAGGATTGGACAACG TTACTGGTGGCGTGTATTGAACCAGTTGAAGAACTTCTTTAGCCTTGGCTTTAT TTTGGAGACCAAGCATAAGAAGTGTTACTTTTGTGCTGACAGAAATATTTGCGACTGTAATGTATCAA GTACAGCTATAGACTATGTTCGCCGTCGTTTGTTTGTTGAGTCAAGTAACCTTGCTGCTGCACCCTCAAAAGCAGCTAAATTCTCACAAAAAGGCTCCTCGTCTATCTTAAGCAGTGGAGCTTATCCTGTTCATTTGGAAAAACCTTCTGTACCAATCGAGACTGCTACTTTTCCTTCTGCAGCCTCAGATGATCATCCTACAGCAAATGATTTTCTTgggaaaattattatttttgtagttgCAAGCATAGCAGCAGTTACTCTTTTGTGTTTTGCCTTAGTAGCCCTACGGCGCTACAGTGGAGCTAAGGTTGCACGAGCGCAAGATGCTGCCCTACTTCATCGCTTGAGCAAGGTCTTTGTAACAG GTGCTCCCAGGCTAACTTCTGCAGAGCTGCAGACAGCTTGTGAAGATTTTAGCAATATTATTGAAACTTCCACGGGGTGTTTGGTGTTTAAGGGAATACTGTCAAGTGGAGTGGAAATTGCTGTTTTGTCTTCTTCAATCAGGTCACTACAACAATGGTCAAGTAGTGCAGAAAGAGAATTTTATAGAAAG ATGGATACTTTTTCTAGGATAAACCACAAGAACTTTGTAAATCTTCTTGGCCATTGTGAAGAGGACGATCCATTCGTGAGGATGATGGTGTTTGAATATGCTTCAAATGGGAACCTTTACGAGCATCTTCATG TTAAGGATATGGACCATCTTGACTGGACCACTAGAATGAGAATTGTCATGGGAACTTGTTATTGTCTCGAACACATGCATCATGAGCTTAATCCTCCGATCACCATTCCATATCTCCAGTCAGATTCAATTTTGTTGACGGATGATTATGCTGCAAAG GTTGCAGATGTCACCTTCTGGTCTGATATTGAAGCCAAAGCAAAATTTTCAGATGACGACGAATCAGAACCTTTGCATTCAAAACCAGGTCCCACCCTTGAAGATAATGTGTACAGTTTGGGGATATTGTTGCTAGAAATAATATCATCCAAGTCGCTTAGTGTG CAGGCCAAGGAATACTTGAGTGATAAGGAAAAACATATCAATTTGATTGATCCTTCTCTAAAGTCCTTCAAGACCAGTGAGTTGGAAATTGTCTGCGAGGTTATCTGTGAGTGTATTAATGAAGATCCAAGGCAGAGACCAACAATTAAAGAGGTAACCGCCAAACTGATGACGGTGATTAAAATCTCCCAAGATGCTGCTACATCTAGACATTCCCCGTTATGGTGGGCAGAACTTGAGCTTCTCGAGTCTGGTTAA
- the LOC130807919 gene encoding protein MALE DISCOVERER 2-like isoform X3, which yields MVERWNPYEIHLSWFMVLAVLSEIRECESLNPEGLALLEIRERIENDPCGAFANWNANNSEPCLWSGVQCVDGKVQMLDLSGFSLQGTLAPALKKLRFMRSLVMSNNHLSGSIPKEIGELKLLEVLDLSHNNLSGIVPSEFGGMPSLKCLLLCGNNFHGDVLPATSMLDCFRESEYSNQIKSIATGAKYCIQRIGQRYWWRVLNQLKNFFSLGFILETKHKKCYFCADRNICDCNVSSTAIDYVRRRLFVESSNLAAAPSKAAKFSQKGSSSILSSGAYPVHLEKPSVPIETATFPSAASDDHPTANDFLGKIIIFVVASIAAVTLLCFALVALRRYSGAKVARAQDAALLHRLSKVFVTGAPRLTSAELQTACEDFSNIIETSTGCLVFKGILSSGVEIAVLSSSIRSLQQWSSSAEREFYRKMDTFSRINHKNFVNLLGHCEEDDPFVRMMVFEYASNGNLYEHLHVKDMDHLDWTTRMRIVMGTCYCLEHMHHELNPPITIPYLQSDSILLTDDYAAKVADVTFWSDIEAKAKFSDDDESEPLHSKPGPTLEDNVYSLGILLLEIISSKSLSVQERPRNT from the exons ATGGTGGAGAGGTGGAACCCATATGAAATTCATCTGTCCTGGTTCATGGTATTAGCAGTTCTTTCCGAAATTCGAGAGTGTGAATCTCTCAATCCTGAAG GATTAGCATTGCTCGAGATACGAGAAAGAATAGAGAATGATCCTTGTGGAGCTTTTGCAAACTGGAATGCAAATAACTCTGAACCTTGTTTGTGGTCAGGTGTTCAATGTGTAGATGGAAAGGTGCAAATGTT GGATCTCAGTGGATTTTCATTGCAAGGAACGTTAGCACCAGCTCTGAAAAAACTACGATTTATGAGATCATT AGTGATGAGCAACAACCATCTGTCAGGTTCTATCCCTAAAGAGATTGGAGAGCTTAAACTACTAGAAGTATTGGACTTGAGTCATAACAATTTGAGTGGAATTGTTCCTTCAGAGTTTGGTGGGATGCCATCACTAAAATGCTT GTTGCTTTGTGGTAATAATTTTCATGGAGATGTGTTGCCTGCTACTAGCATGCTTGATTGTTTTCGTGAATCTGAATATAGTAACCAGATCAAGTCAATTGCCACTGGAGCAAAGTATTGCATACAAAGGATTGGACAACG TTACTGGTGGCGTGTATTGAACCAGTTGAAGAACTTCTTTAGCCTTGGCTTTAT TTTGGAGACCAAGCATAAGAAGTGTTACTTTTGTGCTGACAGAAATATTTGCGACTGTAATGTATCAA GTACAGCTATAGACTATGTTCGCCGTCGTTTGTTTGTTGAGTCAAGTAACCTTGCTGCTGCACCCTCAAAAGCAGCTAAATTCTCACAAAAAGGCTCCTCGTCTATCTTAAGCAGTGGAGCTTATCCTGTTCATTTGGAAAAACCTTCTGTACCAATCGAGACTGCTACTTTTCCTTCTGCAGCCTCAGATGATCATCCTACAGCAAATGATTTTCTTgggaaaattattatttttgtagttgCAAGCATAGCAGCAGTTACTCTTTTGTGTTTTGCCTTAGTAGCCCTACGGCGCTACAGTGGAGCTAAGGTTGCACGAGCGCAAGATGCTGCCCTACTTCATCGCTTGAGCAAGGTCTTTGTAACAG GTGCTCCCAGGCTAACTTCTGCAGAGCTGCAGACAGCTTGTGAAGATTTTAGCAATATTATTGAAACTTCCACGGGGTGTTTGGTGTTTAAGGGAATACTGTCAAGTGGAGTGGAAATTGCTGTTTTGTCTTCTTCAATCAGGTCACTACAACAATGGTCAAGTAGTGCAGAAAGAGAATTTTATAGAAAG ATGGATACTTTTTCTAGGATAAACCACAAGAACTTTGTAAATCTTCTTGGCCATTGTGAAGAGGACGATCCATTCGTGAGGATGATGGTGTTTGAATATGCTTCAAATGGGAACCTTTACGAGCATCTTCATG TTAAGGATATGGACCATCTTGACTGGACCACTAGAATGAGAATTGTCATGGGAACTTGTTATTGTCTCGAACACATGCATCATGAGCTTAATCCTCCGATCACCATTCCATATCTCCAGTCAGATTCAATTTTGTTGACGGATGATTATGCTGCAAAG GTTGCAGATGTCACCTTCTGGTCTGATATTGAAGCCAAAGCAAAATTTTCAGATGACGACGAATCAGAACCTTTGCATTCAAAACCAGGTCCCACCCTTGAAGATAATGTGTACAGTTTGGGGATATTGTTGCTAGAAATAATATCATCCAAGTCGCTTAGTGTGCAGGAAAG GCCAAGGAATACTTGA
- the LOC130807919 gene encoding protein MALE DISCOVERER 2-like isoform X4 — protein MVERWNPYEIHLSWFMVLAVLSEIRECESLNPEGLALLEIRERIENDPCGAFANWNANNSEPCLWSGVQCVDGKVQMLDLSGFSLQGTLAPALKKLRFMRSLVMSNNHLSGSIPKEIGELKLLEVLDLSHNNLSGIVPSEFGGMPSLKCLLLCGNNFHGDVLPATSMLDCFRESEYSNQIKSIATGAKYCIQRIGQRYWWRVLNQLKNFFSLGFILETKHKKCYFCADRNICDCNVSSTAIDYVRRRLFVESSNLAAAPSKAAKFSQKGSSSILSSGAYPVHLEKPSVPIETATFPSAASDDHPTANDFLGKIIIFVVASIAAVTLLCFALVALRRYSGAKVARAQDAALLHRLSKVFVTGAPRLTSAELQTACEDFSNIIETSTGCLVFKGILSSGVEIAVLSSSIRSLQQWSSSAEREFYRKMDTFSRINHKNFVNLLGHCEEDDPFVRMMVFEYASNGNLYEHLHVKDMDHLDWTTRMRIVMGTCYCLEHMHHELNPPITIPYLQSDSILLTDDYAAKVADVTFWSDIEAKAKFSDDDESEPLHSKPGQGILE, from the exons ATGGTGGAGAGGTGGAACCCATATGAAATTCATCTGTCCTGGTTCATGGTATTAGCAGTTCTTTCCGAAATTCGAGAGTGTGAATCTCTCAATCCTGAAG GATTAGCATTGCTCGAGATACGAGAAAGAATAGAGAATGATCCTTGTGGAGCTTTTGCAAACTGGAATGCAAATAACTCTGAACCTTGTTTGTGGTCAGGTGTTCAATGTGTAGATGGAAAGGTGCAAATGTT GGATCTCAGTGGATTTTCATTGCAAGGAACGTTAGCACCAGCTCTGAAAAAACTACGATTTATGAGATCATT AGTGATGAGCAACAACCATCTGTCAGGTTCTATCCCTAAAGAGATTGGAGAGCTTAAACTACTAGAAGTATTGGACTTGAGTCATAACAATTTGAGTGGAATTGTTCCTTCAGAGTTTGGTGGGATGCCATCACTAAAATGCTT GTTGCTTTGTGGTAATAATTTTCATGGAGATGTGTTGCCTGCTACTAGCATGCTTGATTGTTTTCGTGAATCTGAATATAGTAACCAGATCAAGTCAATTGCCACTGGAGCAAAGTATTGCATACAAAGGATTGGACAACG TTACTGGTGGCGTGTATTGAACCAGTTGAAGAACTTCTTTAGCCTTGGCTTTAT TTTGGAGACCAAGCATAAGAAGTGTTACTTTTGTGCTGACAGAAATATTTGCGACTGTAATGTATCAA GTACAGCTATAGACTATGTTCGCCGTCGTTTGTTTGTTGAGTCAAGTAACCTTGCTGCTGCACCCTCAAAAGCAGCTAAATTCTCACAAAAAGGCTCCTCGTCTATCTTAAGCAGTGGAGCTTATCCTGTTCATTTGGAAAAACCTTCTGTACCAATCGAGACTGCTACTTTTCCTTCTGCAGCCTCAGATGATCATCCTACAGCAAATGATTTTCTTgggaaaattattatttttgtagttgCAAGCATAGCAGCAGTTACTCTTTTGTGTTTTGCCTTAGTAGCCCTACGGCGCTACAGTGGAGCTAAGGTTGCACGAGCGCAAGATGCTGCCCTACTTCATCGCTTGAGCAAGGTCTTTGTAACAG GTGCTCCCAGGCTAACTTCTGCAGAGCTGCAGACAGCTTGTGAAGATTTTAGCAATATTATTGAAACTTCCACGGGGTGTTTGGTGTTTAAGGGAATACTGTCAAGTGGAGTGGAAATTGCTGTTTTGTCTTCTTCAATCAGGTCACTACAACAATGGTCAAGTAGTGCAGAAAGAGAATTTTATAGAAAG ATGGATACTTTTTCTAGGATAAACCACAAGAACTTTGTAAATCTTCTTGGCCATTGTGAAGAGGACGATCCATTCGTGAGGATGATGGTGTTTGAATATGCTTCAAATGGGAACCTTTACGAGCATCTTCATG TTAAGGATATGGACCATCTTGACTGGACCACTAGAATGAGAATTGTCATGGGAACTTGTTATTGTCTCGAACACATGCATCATGAGCTTAATCCTCCGATCACCATTCCATATCTCCAGTCAGATTCAATTTTGTTGACGGATGATTATGCTGCAAAG GTTGCAGATGTCACCTTCTGGTCTGATATTGAAGCCAAAGCAAAATTTTCAGATGACGACGAATCAGAACCTTTGCATTCAAAACCAG GCCAAGGAATACTTGAGTGA
- the LOC130807919 gene encoding protein MALE DISCOVERER 2-like isoform X2 produces MCRWKGANVGSQWIFIARNVSTSSEKTTIYEIIAQSSAFVGLDRVMSNNHLSGSIPKEIGELKLLEVLDLSHNNLSGIVPSEFGGMPSLKCLLLCGNNFHGDVLPATSMLDCFRESEYSNQIKSIATGAKYCIQRIGQRYWWRVLNQLKNFFSLGFILETKHKKCYFCADRNICDCNVSSTAIDYVRRRLFVESSNLAAAPSKAAKFSQKGSSSILSSGAYPVHLEKPSVPIETATFPSAASDDHPTANDFLGKIIIFVVASIAAVTLLCFALVALRRYSGAKVARAQDAALLHRLSKVFVTGAPRLTSAELQTACEDFSNIIETSTGCLVFKGILSSGVEIAVLSSSIRSLQQWSSSAEREFYRKMDTFSRINHKNFVNLLGHCEEDDPFVRMMVFEYASNGNLYEHLHVKDMDHLDWTTRMRIVMGTCYCLEHMHHELNPPITIPYLQSDSILLTDDYAAKVADVTFWSDIEAKAKFSDDDESEPLHSKPGPTLEDNVYSLGILLLEIISSKSLSVQAKEYLSDKEKHINLIDPSLKSFKTSELEIVCEVICECINEDPRQRPTIKEVTAKLMTVIKISQDAATSRHSPLWWAELELLESG; encoded by the exons ATGTGTAGATGGAAAGGTGCAAATGTT GGATCTCAGTGGATTTTCATTGCAAGGAACGTTAGCACCAGCTCTGAAAAAACTACGATTTATGAGATCATT GCTCAATCCTCTGCCTTTGTTGGACTTGACAGAGTGATGAGCAACAACCATCTGTCAGGTTCTATCCCTAAAGAGATTGGAGAGCTTAAACTACTAGAAGTATTGGACTTGAGTCATAACAATTTGAGTGGAATTGTTCCTTCAGAGTTTGGTGGGATGCCATCACTAAAATGCTT GTTGCTTTGTGGTAATAATTTTCATGGAGATGTGTTGCCTGCTACTAGCATGCTTGATTGTTTTCGTGAATCTGAATATAGTAACCAGATCAAGTCAATTGCCACTGGAGCAAAGTATTGCATACAAAGGATTGGACAACG TTACTGGTGGCGTGTATTGAACCAGTTGAAGAACTTCTTTAGCCTTGGCTTTAT TTTGGAGACCAAGCATAAGAAGTGTTACTTTTGTGCTGACAGAAATATTTGCGACTGTAATGTATCAA GTACAGCTATAGACTATGTTCGCCGTCGTTTGTTTGTTGAGTCAAGTAACCTTGCTGCTGCACCCTCAAAAGCAGCTAAATTCTCACAAAAAGGCTCCTCGTCTATCTTAAGCAGTGGAGCTTATCCTGTTCATTTGGAAAAACCTTCTGTACCAATCGAGACTGCTACTTTTCCTTCTGCAGCCTCAGATGATCATCCTACAGCAAATGATTTTCTTgggaaaattattatttttgtagttgCAAGCATAGCAGCAGTTACTCTTTTGTGTTTTGCCTTAGTAGCCCTACGGCGCTACAGTGGAGCTAAGGTTGCACGAGCGCAAGATGCTGCCCTACTTCATCGCTTGAGCAAGGTCTTTGTAACAG GTGCTCCCAGGCTAACTTCTGCAGAGCTGCAGACAGCTTGTGAAGATTTTAGCAATATTATTGAAACTTCCACGGGGTGTTTGGTGTTTAAGGGAATACTGTCAAGTGGAGTGGAAATTGCTGTTTTGTCTTCTTCAATCAGGTCACTACAACAATGGTCAAGTAGTGCAGAAAGAGAATTTTATAGAAAG ATGGATACTTTTTCTAGGATAAACCACAAGAACTTTGTAAATCTTCTTGGCCATTGTGAAGAGGACGATCCATTCGTGAGGATGATGGTGTTTGAATATGCTTCAAATGGGAACCTTTACGAGCATCTTCATG TTAAGGATATGGACCATCTTGACTGGACCACTAGAATGAGAATTGTCATGGGAACTTGTTATTGTCTCGAACACATGCATCATGAGCTTAATCCTCCGATCACCATTCCATATCTCCAGTCAGATTCAATTTTGTTGACGGATGATTATGCTGCAAAG GTTGCAGATGTCACCTTCTGGTCTGATATTGAAGCCAAAGCAAAATTTTCAGATGACGACGAATCAGAACCTTTGCATTCAAAACCAGGTCCCACCCTTGAAGATAATGTGTACAGTTTGGGGATATTGTTGCTAGAAATAATATCATCCAAGTCGCTTAGTGTG CAGGCCAAGGAATACTTGAGTGATAAGGAAAAACATATCAATTTGATTGATCCTTCTCTAAAGTCCTTCAAGACCAGTGAGTTGGAAATTGTCTGCGAGGTTATCTGTGAGTGTATTAATGAAGATCCAAGGCAGAGACCAACAATTAAAGAGGTAACCGCCAAACTGATGACGGTGATTAAAATCTCCCAAGATGCTGCTACATCTAGACATTCCCCGTTATGGTGGGCAGAACTTGAGCTTCTCGAGTCTGGTTAA